From a region of the Halobacteriovorax sp. HLS genome:
- a CDS encoding VOC family protein — protein sequence MKLDYFVFGTNNMEEATKFYDLLFEETELQKVLSTDRMTFWQCQDFAFALATPFNELPATNGNGTMIGINVGSKNEVERLYKKAIKLGGNCEGEPNQRGPKYSAYIRDLDKNKIVFSV from the coding sequence ATGAAATTAGATTATTTTGTTTTTGGCACTAACAATATGGAAGAAGCTACAAAGTTCTATGACTTACTTTTTGAAGAAACTGAATTACAGAAAGTCTTATCAACAGATAGAATGACTTTCTGGCAATGCCAAGACTTTGCGTTCGCTTTGGCCACACCATTTAATGAGTTACCTGCAACGAATGGGAACGGAACAATGATAGGTATTAATGTCGGCTCTAAAAATGAAGTTGAGCGCCTATATAAGAAGGCCATCAAATTAGGAGGTAACTGCGAAGGCGAACCTAATCAACGAGGGCCAAAGTACTCGGCCTACATAAGGGACTTAGATAAGAATAAAATTGTTTTTTCTGTTTAG
- a CDS encoding bifunctional 2-polyprenyl-6-hydroxyphenol methylase/3-demethylubiquinol 3-O-methyltransferase UbiG, with product MSDQSHFWSNTADKYSRKPVPNQEVYEKKLKLTQELLNSEMKILEIGCGTGTTALIHAPLVSQIIATDFSKKMIQIAKHKAVTQNISNIEFKEESVQEMSYSKNEFDVIMAHSILHLVENKEEVLAKIYHYLKPGGYFISSTGCVGGVLKLFKPIWYIGYKLGKLPFINFFTKEDFVKDVTNSGLKIEARWDPTKVDIFLIGVKP from the coding sequence ATGAGCGATCAATCACATTTTTGGAGTAATACGGCCGATAAGTACTCAAGAAAGCCTGTACCTAATCAAGAAGTCTATGAAAAGAAGCTTAAGCTTACTCAAGAGTTACTTAATTCGGAAATGAAGATATTAGAAATCGGTTGTGGCACTGGAACAACTGCATTAATTCACGCTCCCCTAGTCTCTCAAATTATTGCAACAGACTTCTCAAAGAAAATGATTCAAATTGCAAAACATAAAGCAGTTACACAAAACATAAGCAACATCGAATTCAAAGAAGAATCAGTACAAGAAATGAGCTACTCGAAAAACGAATTTGATGTGATTATGGCCCATAGTATTCTTCATTTAGTTGAAAATAAAGAGGAAGTACTTGCGAAGATTTATCATTACTTAAAGCCTGGAGGATACTTTATAAGTTCTACCGGTTGTGTTGGCGGAGTTTTAAAATTATTTAAGCCTATTTGGTACATAGGATATAAATTAGGAAAACTACCTTTTATCAACTTTTTCACTAAAGAAGACTTTGTTAAAGATGTTACAAACAGTGGTCTAAAGATAGAAGCAAGGTGGGACCCAACCAAAGTGGATATATTTTTAATAGGAGTAAAACCATGA
- a CDS encoding LysR family transcriptional regulator: MDWNSINFDWNRARAFLVAAEEGSFSSAAKALKVTQSTLGRQVSGLEQELGMTLFERVGKGIEITAGGLKLIEYVKEMSEAANRLSIAASGQSSSIEGTVVISASEAFSVFLLPPILQKLRQKEPGIKIEIVATNESSDLRRREADIAIRNFMPKHPDLIAVKSLDLKAYLYASKDYLKRNGKIRRKSDLNTADFIGFSDNTKYIEGLKELGLNLSDDNFPFLSENHIAHWSLVRSGAGIGVMMESVGEQDPLVEKVMKSIPAFPVETWIVSHRELKTNRRIRYVFDFLVDAFKEK; this comes from the coding sequence ATGGACTGGAATTCTATAAATTTTGACTGGAATAGAGCAAGAGCATTTCTTGTAGCAGCAGAGGAGGGATCATTTTCTTCTGCAGCAAAAGCGTTAAAAGTCACTCAATCAACACTTGGGCGACAAGTTTCAGGTCTTGAACAAGAGCTAGGTATGACTCTCTTTGAAAGAGTTGGTAAAGGCATTGAGATCACAGCTGGTGGTTTAAAGCTAATAGAATATGTAAAAGAGATGAGTGAAGCCGCAAATCGTCTCTCCATAGCTGCAAGTGGACAGTCTAGTTCGATTGAAGGGACTGTCGTAATATCAGCTAGTGAAGCCTTTTCTGTTTTTTTACTTCCGCCAATTTTGCAAAAACTTAGACAGAAAGAGCCTGGAATTAAGATTGAAATTGTGGCCACGAATGAATCATCAGATTTAAGGCGACGTGAAGCTGATATCGCAATTCGGAACTTTATGCCAAAGCATCCGGATCTGATCGCGGTTAAAAGTTTAGATCTCAAGGCATATTTATATGCCTCTAAGGACTACTTAAAAAGGAATGGGAAAATACGACGTAAGTCAGATTTAAATACAGCCGACTTTATAGGCTTCTCTGATAATACAAAGTATATCGAAGGTTTAAAAGAATTAGGACTAAATCTATCAGATGATAATTTTCCGTTTCTTTCCGAGAATCATATTGCCCATTGGTCACTTGTAAGAAGTGGCGCAGGCATTGGTGTAATGATGGAAAGTGTAGGAGAGCAAGATCCTTTAGTTGAGAAAGTTATGAAAAGTATCCCCGCCTTTCCTGTAGAGACTTGGATAGTTTCGCATAGAGAGTTAAAAACGAATCGAAGAATTAGATATGTTTTTGATTTCTTAGTAGATGCTTTTAAAGAAAAATAA
- a CDS encoding DUF1905 domain-containing protein, with protein MNNTNPEKKDIFNFSFKGKLWKDKGKGAWHFITVSKKLSREIRNVHKDSEEGWGRLKTKATIGNTTWKTSIWFDTKADAYLFPVNALTRKKEALVEGSTVEVCLEFSLDKWLMDKL; from the coding sequence ATGAATAATACGAATCCAGAAAAAAAAGATATTTTTAATTTCTCCTTCAAAGGAAAACTTTGGAAAGATAAAGGAAAAGGGGCGTGGCATTTTATTACAGTCTCAAAGAAGCTCTCAAGGGAAATTCGAAACGTACATAAAGATTCTGAAGAAGGGTGGGGACGTTTAAAAACTAAAGCTACAATCGGAAACACAACTTGGAAAACATCTATTTGGTTTGATACAAAAGCAGACGCCTACCTTTTTCCTGTAAATGCCTTGACCCGTAAAAAGGAAGCATTAGTTGAAGGAAGTACTGTAGAGGTGTGTTTAGAGTTTTCGTTAGACAAATGGCTGATGGATAAACTCTAA
- a CDS encoding c-type cytochrome, which translates to MQSIILLLGLLSFNLYAQQRLSIPQMVDNECMSCHKDPTIFDAPMISGQKRDFLEFELFNFRDYLRDHEIMNQVMENFTDTEVKEIAAYVSSLSLCEAQAQIDLPPDANVKNGKKIFNKNCFQCHKKDGSGIAPVIHGQKTGYLENAIRSFQTTWYEPRPSRINMRSFTDKLSEQDIKDVAAYLNEQKLCD; encoded by the coding sequence ATGCAATCAATAATCTTACTTTTAGGACTACTTAGTTTCAACCTATACGCGCAACAGAGGTTATCAATACCACAAATGGTTGATAACGAGTGTATGAGCTGCCATAAGGACCCAACCATATTTGATGCTCCAATGATCTCAGGTCAAAAAAGAGACTTCCTAGAGTTTGAGCTTTTTAACTTTAGAGACTATCTTCGTGATCACGAGATCATGAACCAAGTCATGGAAAACTTCACTGACACCGAAGTGAAGGAAATCGCTGCGTATGTTTCAAGTCTTTCACTATGTGAGGCACAGGCACAGATAGACCTACCCCCTGATGCGAATGTTAAAAATGGTAAAAAGATATTTAACAAGAATTGTTTTCAGTGTCACAAAAAAGACGGGTCTGGTATCGCTCCTGTAATTCACGGACAGAAAACTGGTTATCTAGAAAATGCAATTAGAAGCTTTCAAACAACTTGGTACGAACCACGTCCAAGTAGAATTAATATGAGAAGCTTTACTGACAAACTTAGTGAACAAGATATTAAGGATGTTGCTGCTTATTTGAATGAGCAGAAGCTTTGTGACTAA
- a CDS encoding GNAT family N-acetyltransferase — protein MKKITLRHLTPEDKEKFIKANSADWGDFAFAHYWESLAQENFDTFIRIVPEFSRGMHIPKDHVPCTFLFVFNEENELVGRTSIRHELTEFLLKAGGHVGYGVVPEFRRRGYASAILNESLNYIRNNISEIDRVLVTCDEGNIGSQRTIENNKGILEDIIEMPNGPRKMRFWIQL, from the coding sequence GTGAAAAAGATTACCCTCAGACATCTAACACCTGAAGATAAAGAAAAGTTTATTAAGGCCAATAGTGCTGACTGGGGAGATTTCGCATTTGCTCATTATTGGGAATCTCTTGCTCAAGAAAACTTTGATACATTTATTCGTATCGTGCCGGAGTTTTCTAGAGGTATGCATATTCCAAAAGATCATGTTCCTTGTACTTTCCTATTTGTTTTTAATGAAGAAAATGAACTCGTCGGAAGAACTTCGATTAGGCATGAGTTAACAGAGTTTCTTTTAAAAGCTGGCGGACATGTGGGCTATGGTGTTGTTCCAGAATTTAGAAGAAGAGGGTACGCTTCAGCAATTCTCAATGAATCTCTTAATTATATTCGCAACAATATTTCTGAAATTGATAGAGTTCTAGTTACCTGTGATGAAGGAAATATTGGCTCTCAAAGAACCATAGAAAATAACAAGGGCATTCTAGAAGATATAATTGAAATGCCTAATGGACCTAGAAAGATGAGGTTTTGGATTCAGCTATAG
- a CDS encoding nucleotidyltransferase domain-containing protein, with translation MKNYLATTIQNERLKTGLNQEQMAKATGLGLKTIRKIEQGDMSVKMKNINKCLNFLGMELGPAKLVASPEIKLKKQLSKEEVLKTLSGAMSIFKKRYNLKELGLFGSFSRDEQAEDSDIDILFCGDTTFKEEGEMTLILEHILDGHKVDFTNKAHLNESLKESILEDVIYV, from the coding sequence ATGAAGAACTATCTAGCTACTACTATTCAGAATGAAAGGTTAAAGACAGGGCTAAATCAGGAGCAAATGGCGAAGGCCACTGGCCTTGGGCTAAAAACAATTCGAAAGATTGAACAAGGCGATATGTCAGTTAAGATGAAAAATATCAATAAGTGTTTAAATTTTCTTGGTATGGAACTTGGCCCAGCTAAGCTTGTGGCCTCTCCGGAAATCAAGTTGAAGAAACAACTTTCTAAAGAGGAAGTTCTAAAGACACTATCAGGAGCTATGAGCATATTTAAGAAAAGGTATAATCTAAAAGAACTTGGATTATTTGGCTCATTCTCTAGAGATGAACAAGCAGAGGATTCAGATATAGACATTCTTTTTTGCGGAGATACCACCTTTAAAGAAGAAGGTGAAATGACATTAATTTTAGAACATATCTTGGATGGCCATAAAGTTGACTTTACTAATAAGGCCCATCTTAATGAAAGTTTGAAGGAGTCTATTCTAGAGGACGTTATTTATGTCTAA
- a CDS encoding DUF86 domain-containing protein, with product MSKKYKSDKIYLEMVIEHCERIKEYSIDLTLDELQKKGLVFDGILMRAQAIGENISKIENGQDNLIRNFRDTIDWSGLKRFRDVISHRYEQIRPDILFNFIQIEIDKIIEGARQILKQRY from the coding sequence ATGTCTAAAAAATATAAGTCTGATAAGATTTATCTAGAGATGGTAATAGAGCATTGTGAGCGAATAAAAGAGTATTCAATTGACCTCACTCTAGATGAGTTGCAAAAGAAGGGACTTGTTTTTGATGGTATTTTAATGCGAGCGCAAGCTATCGGTGAAAATATTAGTAAAATTGAAAATGGACAAGATAACCTGATTAGAAACTTTAGAGATACAATTGATTGGAGTGGATTGAAAAGATTTAGAGATGTAATTTCTCATAGGTATGAACAAATCAGGCCAGATATTCTCTTTAATTTTATTCAAATAGAAATAGATAAAATAATTGAAGGGGCCCGACAGATTCTCAAGCAAAGATACTAA
- a CDS encoding YafY family protein encodes MRKAERLFQIISLLRGRRKVLTAESIAENLGVSVRTIYRDIQALSLSGVPIEGEAGVGYRLGYNFEIPPIMFSEQEMTAMVLALKMVKGHSDEVLSIGANTALEKIVSVVPEKIKSLIELLPYYVPKFSDYREETKWHTQLRDASMNKTKVSVHYQDGKGNTSERVLCPLGLMYWGSSWTLLAHCELRDDYRNFRLDRFIEMKMLDENFVTSETMCVDHYLEINNCCL; translated from the coding sequence ATGAGAAAAGCTGAGCGATTATTTCAAATTATATCTCTTCTAAGGGGGCGCCGTAAGGTTTTAACAGCAGAGTCTATTGCTGAAAACCTCGGTGTCTCTGTGCGCACAATTTATCGTGATATTCAGGCACTATCTTTATCAGGAGTTCCAATCGAAGGAGAAGCTGGTGTAGGCTATCGACTGGGATATAACTTTGAAATACCTCCTATCATGTTCAGTGAACAAGAAATGACCGCGATGGTACTGGCCCTAAAAATGGTAAAGGGTCATAGTGACGAAGTCCTTTCAATTGGAGCTAATACGGCCCTTGAAAAAATTGTCTCTGTCGTTCCTGAAAAAATTAAGAGTCTCATAGAGCTACTTCCATACTACGTACCAAAATTTTCAGATTATCGTGAAGAAACAAAATGGCACACTCAACTTAGAGATGCCTCAATGAATAAAACAAAAGTCTCCGTTCATTACCAAGATGGAAAAGGCAACACAAGTGAGAGAGTACTCTGTCCATTAGGTCTAATGTACTGGGGATCAAGTTGGACACTACTGGCCCACTGTGAGCTGAGAGATGACTATAGAAACTTTCGTCTTGATCGATTTATAGAGATGAAAATGCTAGATGAAAATTTTGTCACAAGTGAGACTATGTGTGTTGATCACTATCTGGAGATTAATAACTGCTGTCTTTGA
- a CDS encoding VOC family protein has protein sequence MIGYITLGTNNLQESAVFYDKLLSRAFDASRHMDNEKFIAWGTPDSPGQICIMKPYNNAMATVGNGTMISLQLKSQKEVNEIYALAIELGAACEGKPGPREMDAFYASYFRDLDGNKLCVFHYEPTEKN, from the coding sequence ATGATCGGTTACATCACACTAGGAACTAATAACCTTCAAGAATCTGCTGTTTTCTATGACAAGCTATTATCTAGGGCATTTGACGCTAGCAGACATATGGATAATGAGAAGTTCATCGCTTGGGGGACGCCTGATTCTCCAGGGCAAATTTGTATTATGAAGCCATACAATAACGCCATGGCGACTGTCGGTAATGGCACAATGATCTCACTTCAACTTAAATCTCAAAAGGAAGTTAATGAAATTTATGCTCTCGCCATCGAGCTTGGGGCTGCATGTGAAGGAAAGCCAGGACCTAGAGAAATGGATGCCTTCTATGCATCATATTTTCGAGATCTAGATGGAAATAAGCTTTGTGTATTTCACTATGAGCCAACAGAGAAAAATTAG
- a CDS encoding PQQ-dependent sugar dehydrogenase, whose protein sequence is MKSIIYILTIFICFNTSAINGSVEVAKVPLSKLKLKEVLNTSGVVWSFSFINSRELLYTIRDGKLFHLNMETNTTTRLSNPNVHAKGQGGLLDVQYYKVRNKFYIYVTFSEKKSDVVTTSLARASFEIIKGIPTTGKWEVLFSANVKSSTSKHFGSRLVRSGDYLFMGIGDRGHREYAQDKNLHNGKILKLTMEGKVQLWSIGHRNPQGMDIDPVSGDLYSCEFGPRGGDELNLVIKGKNYGWPLTTYGSEYWGPSIGTTQMKGMERPIMYWTPSISPSGMAFYTGDKVKQWKNNLFLANLSSRHLRRLVLKDKKVIEQEILLSDFKQRIRHVRSAPDGYLYISTDSGKIIRISYE, encoded by the coding sequence ATGAAATCAATTATCTATATTCTTACAATTTTCATTTGTTTTAATACCTCTGCCATTAATGGAAGTGTGGAAGTAGCTAAGGTTCCACTTTCTAAATTAAAGCTAAAAGAGGTTTTAAATACTTCGGGAGTTGTATGGAGCTTTTCTTTTATAAACTCTCGTGAGCTTCTATACACTATTCGTGACGGAAAACTCTTTCATTTAAATATGGAAACAAACACGACAACTAGACTCTCTAATCCTAACGTCCACGCGAAGGGACAAGGTGGGCTTCTTGATGTTCAGTATTATAAAGTAAGAAATAAGTTCTACATCTATGTAACTTTTAGCGAAAAGAAAAGTGATGTTGTGACAACTAGTCTTGCACGAGCTTCATTTGAAATCATAAAAGGTATTCCCACTACTGGAAAGTGGGAAGTACTCTTTAGTGCAAATGTAAAAAGCAGTACCTCTAAGCATTTTGGCTCTAGATTAGTTAGAAGTGGTGACTACCTCTTTATGGGAATAGGTGATCGTGGTCATAGAGAGTATGCACAAGATAAAAATCTCCATAATGGTAAGATTCTAAAATTGACGATGGAGGGGAAGGTCCAATTATGGAGTATTGGTCATCGAAATCCTCAAGGCATGGATATTGACCCAGTGTCAGGAGATCTCTATAGCTGTGAATTTGGACCAAGAGGCGGGGACGAACTAAATCTAGTTATTAAAGGAAAGAACTACGGGTGGCCTTTAACTACTTATGGTAGTGAATACTGGGGTCCAAGTATTGGAACAACTCAGATGAAGGGAATGGAGCGGCCAATAATGTACTGGACTCCAAGTATCTCTCCCTCAGGAATGGCCTTTTATACTGGAGATAAAGTTAAGCAGTGGAAAAATAATCTCTTTCTTGCAAACCTCTCAAGCAGGCACTTAAGAAGACTTGTTTTAAAAGATAAGAAAGTCATTGAACAAGAGATCTTACTTTCTGATTTTAAACAGAGAATTCGCCATGTGAGAAGTGCTCCAGATGGTTATCTCTATATATCAACAGACTCTGGTAAAATAATTCGTATCTCTTATGAATGA
- a CDS encoding ATP-binding cassette domain-containing protein has protein sequence MKNKILSCQNLSIGYNSPLRSNLSFDILEGEMTFLQGKNGTGKSTLIKTILSEVKQLDGQINWSVTKEQVSYLPQLTNTEAHFSYTIREILEIYGVSKKYYDFFTADQLSQSWTKSSGGEKQKTMILTKVKENSKLLILDEPFNHLDSDSVDMIKQLLSSLIKTKIVSSLLLVSHLKISIDNIQTKEIIL, from the coding sequence ATGAAAAATAAAATCCTTTCTTGTCAAAATTTATCAATTGGTTATAACTCGCCCCTAAGGTCTAATCTTTCATTTGATATCCTTGAAGGAGAAATGACTTTTCTTCAAGGAAAAAACGGCACAGGAAAATCTACACTCATTAAGACGATACTAAGTGAAGTTAAACAACTTGATGGACAGATCAATTGGTCAGTGACAAAAGAGCAAGTTTCTTATCTTCCACAATTAACTAATACTGAAGCTCACTTTTCATATACGATAAGAGAAATTTTAGAAATATACGGTGTTTCAAAAAAATACTATGATTTCTTTACAGCTGATCAACTATCTCAAAGTTGGACAAAGTCCAGCGGTGGAGAGAAGCAAAAGACAATGATCCTTACAAAAGTAAAAGAGAATTCAAAGCTACTCATTCTAGATGAGCCTTTTAACCACCTCGATTCTGACTCTGTAGATATGATTAAACAATTATTAAGTTCTTTAATAAAGACGAAGATTGTCTCTTCTCTATTATTAGTAAGTCATCTTAAAATTAGCATTGATAATATTCAGACGAAGGAGATTATTCTTTAA
- a CDS encoding metal ABC transporter substrate-binding protein, whose translation MTSKILLTLFFLLPLMAQAKLSVITTTTDIKWLAQKIGGDKVQVESLLNGTEDPHYIDAMPHFIGKVANADLFCLVGMELEIGWAPKILSRSGNKHVQPGGRGYCETGKSVKALNVPTGKIDRSQGDIHPQGNPHYHLSPTAFLQGAQTILDTLITVDSKNAEYYLKQFEALESELNSIKKKVTQILEPVQKSNFLEYHREFTYFMNEYKLNNLGAVEKVPGVPPSAGRLARVSITAKNQNIYAVLATTTSPSGILKKFNEMSKIPVVKLPLSILDQSDLSSYGKHQEFIARKILQASIDEK comes from the coding sequence ATGACTTCTAAAATACTTTTAACACTATTCTTTCTCCTTCCATTAATGGCACAGGCCAAGCTCTCAGTTATAACAACGACAACTGATATCAAATGGCTTGCGCAAAAGATTGGAGGGGATAAAGTTCAAGTCGAATCTCTTTTAAATGGTACAGAAGATCCTCATTATATAGATGCCATGCCTCACTTTATTGGGAAGGTCGCAAATGCTGATCTATTTTGCTTAGTTGGGATGGAATTAGAAATAGGTTGGGCCCCGAAAATATTATCTCGATCTGGTAATAAGCATGTGCAACCTGGAGGAAGAGGTTATTGCGAAACTGGAAAATCCGTCAAAGCACTCAATGTTCCAACAGGAAAGATTGACCGCTCCCAAGGAGATATTCATCCTCAAGGAAACCCGCACTATCACTTAAGCCCAACGGCATTTCTTCAAGGGGCACAAACGATCCTTGATACTCTAATCACAGTTGATAGCAAGAATGCTGAGTACTACTTAAAGCAATTTGAAGCTTTAGAGTCCGAACTAAACTCAATTAAGAAAAAGGTTACACAAATTTTAGAACCCGTACAAAAATCAAATTTTCTAGAATATCATAGAGAATTCACTTACTTTATGAATGAGTACAAACTAAATAACCTTGGCGCAGTAGAAAAGGTTCCAGGCGTACCGCCTTCTGCAGGTCGACTGGCAAGAGTTTCTATAACTGCAAAGAATCAAAATATCTATGCTGTTTTAGCAACAACGACTTCTCCTTCAGGAATCTTAAAGAAGTTTAATGAGATGAGTAAAATCCCTGTCGTTAAATTGCCTTTGAGTATACTTGATCAAAGTGACCTATCGTCTTATGGCAAACATCAAGAATTTATCGCTAGAAAGATATTACAAGCAAGTATAGATGAAAAATAA
- a CDS encoding SRPBCC family protein yields the protein MAVSASETIKASIDQVWACVIDIERAKDRIECIKDIEILEKPHSGVVGLKWRETREMFGKEAVETMWITEARENEYYITEANNCGCLYHSTISLKDLGDCVELSMSFKATAQSFSAKLMSPLMFLMGGMIKKAFKKDLQDIKKSLEGQD from the coding sequence ATGGCAGTTTCAGCTAGTGAGACAATCAAAGCATCGATTGATCAGGTTTGGGCCTGTGTAATTGATATAGAAAGAGCAAAAGATAGAATTGAGTGTATTAAGGATATTGAAATTCTTGAGAAACCACATTCTGGAGTAGTTGGACTTAAGTGGAGAGAAACTCGTGAGATGTTTGGCAAAGAAGCAGTAGAGACCATGTGGATTACTGAGGCCCGTGAAAATGAATATTATATTACTGAGGCCAATAATTGTGGTTGTCTCTATCATTCAACTATTTCATTAAAAGACCTAGGTGACTGCGTTGAACTTTCCATGAGTTTCAAGGCCACTGCGCAAAGCTTTAGTGCGAAGTTGATGTCTCCATTGATGTTTTTAATGGGTGGCATGATTAAAAAGGCCTTCAAAAAAGACCTTCAAGATATTAAAAAAAGTTTAGAGGGCCAAGATTAG
- a CDS encoding glutathione S-transferase N-terminal domain-containing protein, whose translation MKVLRFIIGQILLALDFLTRPSLGKRSDEEQTKVNEQLKNYSLYQFSACPFCIKVRRVMRKLNLPIELRNANTDDELKAELKTLGGSSKVPCLRIGDTWMYESNDIIKYLEDKFPISK comes from the coding sequence ATGAAAGTCTTGAGATTCATCATAGGACAGATATTATTAGCTTTGGACTTTTTAACGAGACCTTCACTAGGTAAACGTAGTGATGAGGAACAAACTAAAGTTAATGAGCAATTAAAAAACTATTCTCTCTATCAATTTAGTGCGTGTCCATTCTGTATCAAGGTTCGCAGAGTTATGAGAAAGCTTAATCTTCCTATTGAGTTAAGAAATGCAAATACTGATGACGAACTTAAAGCTGAACTTAAAACTCTTGGTGGAAGCTCTAAAGTACCTTGCCTTAGAATAGGGGATACGTGGATGTATGAATCAAACGATATTATTAAATACCTAGAAGATAAGTTTCCAATTTCTAAATGA
- a CDS encoding HNH endonuclease family protein yields the protein MKTLFLALSFLLIHSTLALAKTNYDRKHFKHWVDNDKDCRDKRAEVLKDRSLIDVTYKVRKNGKRCVVASGKWNDYYYPEILTDASKIDIDHIVPLKHAWDLGANLWSAKKREIFANDPLNLVITNRSYNRQKGAQTPLSWSPSNREYYCKYLNDWIKVKRKYKFTISTEILKYQKEAHCI from the coding sequence ATGAAGACTCTATTTCTAGCTCTAAGCTTTCTTCTTATACATTCCACTTTGGCCCTAGCTAAGACCAATTATGATAGAAAGCATTTCAAGCACTGGGTTGATAATGATAAAGACTGTCGCGATAAAAGAGCTGAAGTACTTAAAGATAGAAGTCTTATCGATGTCACATATAAAGTGAGAAAAAATGGTAAGAGATGTGTCGTGGCCAGCGGAAAGTGGAATGATTACTACTATCCTGAAATCCTAACCGATGCTTCAAAGATAGATATTGATCATATCGTACCTCTTAAGCATGCATGGGATTTGGGGGCAAATTTATGGTCTGCTAAGAAAAGAGAGATCTTTGCAAACGATCCACTAAACTTAGTCATCACCAATAGAAGCTATAACAGACAAAAGGGAGCGCAAACTCCTCTGAGCTGGTCTCCATCTAATAGAGAGTACTACTGTAAATATTTAAACGATTGGATTAAGGTTAAAAGAAAGTATAAGTTCACTATCTCCACTGAAATACTGAAGTATCAAAAAGAAGCTCATTGTATATGA
- a CDS encoding LysR substrate-binding domain-containing protein, translating into MEFILSTTEAQLLIQFELNPSLELLAKTLHRDPTAISRQLKRISEKSDFLVKVSGRWKITETGVKFNQATKDYLLSQNKIVHNEIHLKIGSTREFCSRILASNYKTLVKELGVKSISIIALDGSIESALLSAHIDLAFDCEKPYSPDIRFKRIFKEPISPVISSKNFKQYQKITNFKELEDYPHILCERLAPESVSRKAFSARQIVAHTNDIAVSKELCLGSHGWALLPIYTIKNELKSKKLKVIGDLTYSYEKFGVWYLRERKGTEIFYERAIHWMEKNKDLMLNL; encoded by the coding sequence ATGGAATTTATACTATCAACGACAGAGGCCCAACTGCTCATTCAATTTGAGTTAAATCCAAGCCTGGAGCTTCTTGCAAAGACACTACATAGAGACCCTACTGCAATTTCTAGACAACTTAAAAGAATTAGCGAAAAGAGTGACTTCTTAGTGAAAGTCTCGGGAAGATGGAAAATCACTGAGACAGGTGTAAAGTTTAATCAGGCGACCAAAGACTATCTACTAAGTCAAAATAAAATCGTTCACAATGAGATACATTTAAAGATTGGCTCGACCCGAGAGTTTTGTTCGCGCATATTGGCGAGTAATTATAAGACTCTTGTAAAAGAGCTAGGTGTGAAGTCCATTTCGATTATCGCTCTAGATGGTTCAATTGAAAGTGCCCTTCTGTCGGCCCACATAGACCTAGCATTTGATTGTGAAAAACCTTATTCTCCCGATATAAGATTTAAAAGAATTTTTAAAGAGCCAATCTCTCCAGTAATCTCAAGTAAAAACTTTAAACAATACCAGAAGATAACAAATTTTAAGGAACTAGAAGACTACCCTCATATTCTGTGTGAAAGACTGGCCCCAGAAAGTGTTTCTCGAAAAGCTTTTAGTGCTAGACAGATTGTCGCTCATACAAATGATATTGCTGTCAGTAAAGAACTTTGCCTAGGATCTCATGGCTGGGCCTTACTACCAATTTACACAATTAAGAACGAACTTAAATCAAAGAAATTAAAAGTCATTGGAGATTTAACATACTCGTATGAAAAGTTCGGAGTTTGGTATCTTAGAGAAAGAAAAGGTACTGAGATATTCTATGAAAGAGCGATTCACTGGATGGAAAAGAATAAAGACCTGATGTTAAATCTATAG